Proteins found in one Serinicoccus marinus DSM 15273 genomic segment:
- a CDS encoding ROK family protein, whose protein sequence is MQERLGRRLDRPVLVDNDAHAAAWAEHRFGAGRGESHLVMLTLGTGIGGAILTDGRLQRGRHGLAGEFGHQQLVPDGRRCECGNRGCWEQYASAGVLARTAREVVQAGGEHATGWPGLRGRRRAAAWRARDAGGAGGRPGGAGDPRRRRPVARDRSGRGGRGPRPGDRRDRGGAGLAGELLLGPARESLARRLVGRGHRPLPVVVAASLGASAGLVGAADLARAEVSRRGGDGRG, encoded by the coding sequence CTGCAGGAGCGCCTCGGGCGGCGGCTCGACCGGCCGGTGCTGGTCGACAACGACGCCCACGCCGCGGCCTGGGCCGAGCACCGGTTCGGGGCGGGCCGGGGCGAGAGCCACCTCGTCATGCTCACCCTCGGCACCGGCATCGGTGGTGCGATCCTCACCGACGGCCGGCTGCAGCGGGGCAGGCACGGCCTGGCCGGCGAGTTCGGGCACCAGCAGCTCGTCCCGGACGGGCGTCGCTGCGAGTGCGGCAACCGGGGCTGCTGGGAGCAGTACGCCTCGGCCGGCGTGCTGGCCCGGACCGCGCGCGAGGTCGTCCAGGCCGGTGGCGAGCACGCGACCGGCTGGCCCGGCCTGCGGGGGCGACGCCGGGCTGCTGCGTGGCGAGCACGTGACGCAGGCGGCGCAGGAGGGCGACCCGGCGGCGCGGGAGATCCTCGCCGACGTCGGCCGGTGGCTCGGGACCGGTCTGGCCGGGGTGGTCGCGGCCCTCGACCCGGGGACCGTCGTGATCGGGGCGGGGCCGGGCTCGCCGGCGAGCTGCTGCTCGGCCCGGCCAGAGAGAGCCTGGCCCGCCGTCTGGTGGGCCGCGGACACCGCCCGCTGCCGGTGGTGGTGGCCGCCTCGCTGGGCGCCTCGGCGGGGCTGGTCGGCGCTGCGGACCTCGCCCGCGCCGAGGTCTCCCGCCGCGGCGGCGACGGTCGCGGGTGA
- a CDS encoding AMP-dependent synthetase/ligase has product MPEVTVPSLVPDARPGTVADYPRRWARTQPDRVMVSVRHDGAWQDLTASELQRRVDALAKGFVAAGIDVGDRVGLMSRTRLEWTLTDLALWTVGAVPVPIYETSSTEQVRWICQDSGAVAVVVEDAAMMATVSHARDGLDGLRDVWQIETGSLAELAAAGAEVADEALEQRRSALDRGDLATIIYTSGTTGRAKGCEITHDNLMSLVENATERLAEIVDAPGAANLIFLPLAHVFARFIQVVCLHSGVRMGHTPDPSTVLDDLAGFRPTFLLSVPRVFEKIHTSAEQSAARGGAARLRLFRWAAGVAEAYSRGLDSGTVGVTLRARHALADRLVLRRLRAALGGEVRYAISGGAALGERLGHFYRGMGLVVLEGYGLTETTAPATVNTPDMIRIGTVGRPVPGTAVRVDDTGEILVRGVGVFRGYRGDAEATRAALEDGWLRTGDLGELDEDGFLRITGRLKDLIVTAGGKNVSPGPLEDRVRAAPLVSQCVVVGEGRPFVAALVTLDEQVLPEWLDTHGLARLDAAQVAAHPRVHEEIQQAVDAANATVSRAESIRAFTVLPEDLTIASGLLTPSLKVRRARVAEALAEQIEAIYSRR; this is encoded by the coding sequence GTGCCCGAGGTGACCGTGCCCTCACTCGTCCCCGACGCCCGACCGGGCACCGTCGCCGACTACCCGCGGCGCTGGGCCCGCACCCAGCCGGACCGGGTGATGGTCTCGGTACGGCACGACGGCGCCTGGCAGGACCTCACCGCGAGCGAGCTGCAGCGGCGGGTAGACGCGCTCGCCAAGGGTTTCGTGGCCGCCGGCATCGACGTCGGTGACCGTGTCGGGCTGATGAGCCGCACCCGGCTGGAGTGGACCCTGACGGACCTGGCGCTGTGGACGGTCGGCGCCGTGCCGGTCCCGATCTACGAGACCAGCTCTACCGAGCAGGTGCGCTGGATCTGCCAGGATTCCGGCGCGGTGGCCGTCGTCGTCGAGGACGCCGCCATGATGGCGACGGTCTCCCACGCCCGCGACGGCCTCGACGGGCTCCGGGACGTCTGGCAGATCGAGACCGGGTCGTTGGCGGAGCTCGCCGCGGCCGGTGCGGAGGTCGCCGACGAGGCCCTGGAGCAGCGGCGCAGCGCCCTGGACCGCGGCGACCTGGCCACGATCATCTACACCTCGGGCACCACGGGGCGCGCCAAGGGCTGCGAGATCACGCACGACAACCTCATGTCGCTGGTCGAGAACGCCACCGAACGGCTGGCCGAGATCGTCGACGCACCCGGTGCGGCCAACCTGATCTTCCTCCCCCTGGCGCACGTCTTCGCCCGCTTCATCCAGGTGGTCTGCCTGCACTCCGGGGTCCGGATGGGGCACACGCCGGACCCGAGCACCGTGCTCGACGACCTCGCGGGCTTCCGCCCGACCTTCCTGCTGTCCGTCCCGCGCGTCTTCGAGAAGATCCACACCTCCGCCGAGCAGAGCGCCGCCCGTGGCGGTGCGGCCCGGCTGCGGCTCTTCCGGTGGGCGGCCGGGGTCGCCGAGGCCTACAGCCGCGGCCTGGACTCCGGCACGGTCGGGGTGACGCTGCGGGCGCGGCACGCGCTCGCGGACCGTCTCGTGCTGCGGCGGCTGCGCGCCGCGCTCGGCGGTGAGGTGCGCTACGCCATCTCCGGCGGGGCGGCGCTCGGGGAGCGTCTCGGGCACTTCTACCGCGGGATGGGCCTGGTCGTGCTCGAGGGCTACGGGCTGACCGAGACCACGGCTCCGGCCACGGTCAACACGCCGGACATGATCCGCATCGGCACGGTCGGGCGGCCGGTGCCCGGCACCGCGGTCCGGGTCGACGACACCGGCGAGATCCTGGTGCGCGGGGTCGGAGTCTTCCGCGGCTACCGCGGGGACGCCGAGGCGACGCGGGCCGCCCTGGAGGACGGGTGGCTGCGGACCGGCGACCTCGGCGAGCTCGACGAGGACGGCTTCCTGCGCATCACCGGGCGGCTCAAGGACCTCATCGTCACCGCCGGCGGCAAGAACGTCTCCCCCGGCCCGCTGGAGGACCGGGTGCGGGCTGCGCCGCTGGTCTCCCAGTGCGTCGTCGTCGGCGAGGGCCGACCGTTCGTCGCGGCGCTGGTCACCCTGGACGAGCAGGTGCTGCCCGAGTGGCTGGATACCCACGGGCTCGCCAGGCTGGACGCCGCGCAGGTGGCTGCTCACCCCCGCGTGCACGAGGAGATCCAGCAGGCGGTCGACGCGGCCAACGCCACCGTGAGCCGTGCCGAGTCGATACGCGCCTTCACCGTGCTGCCCGAGGACCTGACGATCGCCTCCGGGCTGCTCACGCCCTCGCTGAAGGTGCGGCGCGCCCGGGTGGCCGAGGCGCTCGCGGAGCAGATCGAGGCGATCTACTCCCGGCGCTGA
- a CDS encoding metallopeptidase family protein, with protein sequence MSAQEFEEAVGDSLDLVPVALMNRLDNVVFLVEDEPPPEDPDLLGVYDGIPLTERDHGVQLPDRIVIYRGPLLRMCEDREDLLDEIAVTVVHEIAHHFGIDDARLHDLGWG encoded by the coding sequence ATGTCGGCGCAGGAGTTCGAGGAGGCGGTCGGTGACTCGCTCGACCTCGTGCCGGTCGCCCTCATGAACCGGCTCGACAACGTCGTCTTCCTCGTCGAGGACGAGCCCCCGCCGGAGGACCCCGACCTGCTCGGTGTCTACGACGGCATACCCCTGACCGAGCGAGACCACGGGGTGCAGCTGCCGGACCGGATCGTCATCTACCGCGGGCCGCTGCTGCGGATGTGCGAGGACCGGGAGGACCTGCTCGACGAGATCGCGGTGACGGTCGTGCACGAGATCGCCCACCACTTCGGGATCGACGACGCCCGGCTGCACGACCTCGGGTGGGGCTGA
- a CDS encoding cytochrome b, with the protein MTTHVPQGAAGLRSDETRTERPFDQTDQASQDAKFPGALVWADERVGAAKGLRFALKKVFPDHWSFLLGEIAMYSMIIALVTGTFLTLWFVPSMGHVTYDGAYVPLKGVGMSEAYASTLDISFEVKGGLLIRQLHHWSALFFIVGIALHAARVFFTGAFRKPREINWLIGVVLSLLAIIEGFAGYSLPDDLLSGTGIRAMNGFMMSAPVIGTWLTFFVFGGEFPGESIIPRLYIAHVLLLPAIIVGLFVAHLALVVIHKHTQYPGPGRTNDNVVGFPIMPVYAAKAGGFFFVVFGITALVSALVQINGVWVYGPYDPTQVTAGSQPDFYMWFSDGALRLLPGWLEFTLFGTVWSFNIFLGSLVLLPLVWVVLAVYPFLEAWVTGDKREHHILQRPRNAPTRTAIGAAAISMYLVLALACVNDILAIKLGLSINDLTILFRTMFFVLPVLVFVVVKRLCLSLQRHDRERVLHGNETGRIVRTPEGRFFEAHEPLDEYERWALVDYDTPTPLGLTQGPEVDERGVARRRSPLAGARDALSSFFYKDTVSAVTPAELAAAHHHGEHDALEESATPQLGAPVNDSVGDDDFTDAHGSAVHAPRHH; encoded by the coding sequence ATGACGACGCACGTGCCACAGGGAGCAGCCGGCCTGCGCTCCGACGAGACCCGGACGGAGCGGCCGTTCGACCAGACCGACCAGGCCAGCCAGGACGCCAAGTTCCCCGGCGCCCTGGTCTGGGCCGACGAACGCGTCGGCGCGGCCAAGGGCCTGCGCTTCGCGCTCAAGAAGGTCTTCCCGGACCACTGGAGCTTCCTGCTGGGCGAGATCGCGATGTACTCCATGATCATCGCGCTGGTCACCGGGACCTTCCTCACCCTGTGGTTCGTCCCGAGCATGGGCCACGTCACCTACGACGGCGCCTACGTCCCGCTCAAGGGTGTCGGCATGTCCGAGGCGTATGCCTCGACCCTCGACATCAGCTTCGAGGTCAAGGGCGGTCTGCTCATCCGGCAGCTGCACCACTGGTCGGCGCTGTTCTTCATCGTCGGGATCGCGCTGCACGCGGCCCGGGTCTTCTTCACCGGCGCCTTCCGCAAGCCGCGGGAGATCAACTGGCTCATCGGCGTGGTCCTGTCGCTGCTGGCCATCATCGAGGGCTTCGCCGGCTACTCCCTCCCCGACGACCTACTGTCGGGCACCGGCATCCGGGCCATGAACGGCTTCATGATGTCGGCCCCGGTCATCGGCACCTGGCTGACCTTCTTCGTCTTCGGCGGAGAGTTCCCGGGCGAGTCGATCATCCCGCGCCTCTACATCGCGCACGTGCTGCTGCTGCCGGCCATCATCGTCGGCCTCTTCGTCGCGCACCTGGCCCTGGTCGTCATCCACAAGCACACGCAGTACCCCGGCCCCGGCCGCACCAACGACAACGTGGTGGGCTTCCCCATCATGCCGGTCTACGCAGCCAAGGCGGGCGGCTTCTTCTTCGTCGTCTTCGGCATCACCGCGCTCGTGTCGGCCCTGGTGCAGATCAACGGCGTGTGGGTCTACGGGCCCTACGACCCGACCCAGGTGACCGCGGGCAGCCAGCCCGACTTCTACATGTGGTTCTCCGACGGCGCGCTGCGGCTGCTCCCGGGCTGGCTGGAGTTCACGCTCTTCGGCACCGTCTGGAGCTTCAACATCTTCCTCGGGTCGTTGGTCCTGCTGCCCCTGGTGTGGGTCGTGCTCGCCGTCTACCCCTTCCTCGAGGCGTGGGTCACCGGCGACAAGCGCGAGCACCACATCCTGCAGCGGCCGCGCAACGCCCCGACCCGCACCGCCATCGGGGCCGCGGCCATCTCGATGTACCTCGTGCTGGCGCTGGCGTGCGTCAACGACATCCTGGCCATCAAGCTCGGGCTGTCGATCAACGACCTCACGATCCTGTTCCGGACGATGTTCTTCGTGCTCCCGGTGCTGGTCTTCGTCGTCGTCAAGCGGTTGTGCCTGTCGCTGCAGCGCCACGACCGCGAGCGGGTGCTGCACGGCAACGAGACCGGGCGCATCGTCCGCACCCCCGAGGGCCGCTTCTTCGAGGCGCACGAGCCGCTGGACGAGTACGAGCGCTGGGCCCTCGTGGACTACGACACCCCGACCCCCCTCGGGCTCACCCAGGGCCCGGAGGTGGACGAGCGTGGCGTGGCCCGCCGCCGCAGCCCGTTGGCCGGGGCCCGCGACGCGCTGTCGTCCTTCTTCTACAAGGACACCGTCTCGGCGGTCACGCCGGCCGAGCTGGCCGCGGCGCACCACCACGGCGAGCACGACGCGCTGGAGGAGTCCGCCACGCCGCAGCTGGGTGCGCCCGTCAACGACAGCGTCGGCGACGACGACTTCACCGACGCGCACGGCTCGGCCGTGCACGCGCCCCGCCATCACTGA
- a CDS encoding DEDD exonuclease domain-containing protein has product MQMVHPGFTQETFEDLGTALSDVTFVVVDLETTGGSPSGSQITEVGAVKVRGGEVLAEFQTLVRPATPIPAFITVLTGITNAMVIEAPRIATVLPQFLEFARGSVLVAHNAGFDVSFLKAAAQETGHPWPGFPVLDTVRLARQLVHKDEAPNHKLGSLARLFGATTTPDHRALHDARATVDVLHGLVERVGNLGVHTLEELQSYSSRVSTAQRRKRFLAEAMPSAPGVYVFRDASGTPLYVGTATDLRRRTLTYFTASETRRRMSEMVGLAESLTPIVCATALEASVRELRLIAEHRPRYNRRSRRPEKAVWVRLTDEAFPRLSVVRSVTDRDGAQYAGPFGSRRGAEAAITALHEVVPLRQCTRRLSARSPGDAACVLLEIGRCGGPCVGAQTREDYAEVTRRAGQALTGSTSHTVDALRRRLEELASQERFEEARTLRDRMMALVRATARSQRLRPLTAAPQLIAARPGEDGGWELVCVRHGRLAGACVSPRGADPMPYVAALRETAEVVLEDAGHRDGRAHPAVLPEETELVLRWLESPGVRLVDLDGEWTCPVGGAGASRAQLEPQAGTWSEHDPADGRVAQTGMRPLDRPTGTLPA; this is encoded by the coding sequence ATGCAGATGGTGCACCCCGGGTTCACCCAGGAGACCTTCGAGGACCTGGGCACCGCGCTGTCCGACGTCACCTTCGTGGTGGTCGACCTGGAGACCACCGGCGGCTCGCCCTCCGGGTCCCAGATCACCGAGGTGGGCGCGGTCAAGGTGCGCGGGGGCGAGGTGCTCGCCGAGTTCCAGACCCTGGTCCGACCGGCGACCCCGATCCCGGCCTTCATCACCGTCCTGACCGGCATCACCAACGCGATGGTGATCGAGGCGCCACGGATCGCGACCGTGCTCCCGCAGTTCCTGGAGTTCGCCCGCGGCAGCGTGCTCGTGGCGCACAACGCCGGCTTCGACGTCTCCTTCCTCAAGGCCGCGGCGCAGGAGACCGGTCATCCGTGGCCCGGGTTCCCCGTGCTGGACACCGTGCGGCTGGCGCGGCAGCTGGTGCACAAGGACGAGGCACCCAACCACAAGCTCGGGAGCCTGGCGCGGCTCTTCGGGGCGACCACGACCCCCGACCACCGGGCGCTGCACGACGCCCGCGCGACCGTGGACGTCCTGCACGGCCTCGTCGAGCGGGTCGGCAACCTCGGGGTGCACACGCTGGAGGAGCTGCAGTCCTACAGCTCCCGGGTCAGCACGGCGCAGCGGCGCAAGCGGTTCCTCGCCGAGGCGATGCCGTCGGCCCCCGGGGTCTACGTCTTCCGCGACGCCTCCGGCACCCCGCTCTACGTCGGCACCGCCACCGACCTGCGCCGTCGCACGCTGACCTACTTCACCGCCTCGGAGACGCGGCGGCGGATGTCGGAGATGGTGGGTCTGGCCGAGTCGCTCACCCCCATCGTCTGCGCCACCGCCCTGGAGGCCTCGGTGCGCGAGCTGCGGCTGATCGCCGAGCACCGGCCGCGCTACAACCGCCGTTCACGGCGCCCGGAGAAGGCGGTCTGGGTCCGCCTGACCGACGAGGCCTTCCCTCGCCTGTCCGTCGTGCGATCGGTCACCGACCGCGACGGCGCGCAGTATGCCGGGCCGTTCGGCTCCCGGCGCGGTGCCGAGGCGGCGATCACGGCTCTGCACGAGGTGGTCCCGCTGCGTCAGTGCACCCGTCGGCTCTCGGCGAGGAGCCCGGGGGACGCGGCGTGCGTGCTGCTCGAGATCGGGCGGTGCGGCGGCCCGTGCGTCGGTGCCCAGACCCGTGAGGACTACGCCGAGGTCACGCGGCGGGCGGGGCAGGCGCTCACCGGCAGCACGAGCCACACGGTGGACGCGCTGCGCCGGCGGCTGGAGGAGCTGGCGTCCCAGGAACGCTTCGAGGAGGCGCGCACGCTGCGCGACCGCATGATGGCGCTGGTCCGGGCGACCGCGCGCAGCCAGCGGCTCCGGCCGCTCACCGCCGCCCCGCAGCTCATCGCGGCCCGCCCCGGCGAGGACGGCGGGTGGGAGCTCGTGTGCGTGCGCCACGGTCGGCTGGCCGGCGCGTGCGTCAGCCCCCGCGGTGCCGACCCGATGCCCTACGTCGCGGCGTTGCGGGAGACGGCGGAGGTCGTGCTGGAGGACGCCGGCCACCGGGACGGCCGGGCCCACCCGGCGGTCCTGCCGGAGGAGACCGAGCTCGTCCTGCGCTGGCTGGAGTCGCCGGGGGTCCGCCTGGTCGACCTCGACGGGGAGTGGACCTGCCCGGTCGGGGGCGCCGGAGCCAGCAGGGCGCAGCTGGAGCCGCAGGCCGGCACCTGGTCCGAGCACGATCCCGCAGACGGCCGCGTCGCCCAGACCGGGATGCGGCCCCTGGACCGGCCCACCGGCACGTTGCCGGCCTGA
- a CDS encoding endonuclease/exonuclease/phosphatase family protein, translated as MGGDLNEERDGAAWGAIGEALVEVSADRPTFPAHQPHRLIDAIFARGHASATPGDPALLDGMPVTRASDHLPVWVDLEL; from the coding sequence GTGGGGGGCGATCTCAACGAGGAGCGCGACGGGGCCGCGTGGGGAGCCATCGGCGAGGCGCTGGTCGAGGTGTCCGCGGACCGACCGACCTTCCCCGCCCACCAGCCGCACCGTCTCATCGACGCGATCTTCGCCCGCGGCCACGCGTCCGCGACCCCCGGGGACCCGGCGCTGCTCGACGGGATGCCCGTCACGAGGGCGAGCGACCACCTGCCGGTCTGGGTCGACCTCGAGCTCTGA
- a CDS encoding Lrp/AsnC family transcriptional regulator → MISAIVVIRAEVGRIPEVAQEIAEIEGIREVYSVTGDVDLIAIARVNRHEDFADVIADRLNKVQGVLETTTHISFRTYSSSDLEAGFSLGLDH, encoded by the coding sequence GTGATTTCCGCCATCGTCGTCATCAGGGCCGAGGTCGGCCGCATCCCCGAGGTCGCCCAGGAGATCGCCGAGATCGAGGGCATCCGGGAGGTCTACTCGGTCACCGGTGACGTCGACCTCATCGCTATCGCCCGGGTGAACCGGCACGAGGACTTCGCCGACGTCATCGCCGACCGCCTCAACAAGGTGCAGGGTGTCCTGGAGACGACGACGCACATCTCCTTCCGCACCTACTCCTCCTCCGACCTCGAGGCCGGCTTCTCCCTCGGGCTCGACCACTGA
- a CDS encoding class II 3-deoxy-7-phosphoheptulonate synthase: MSIDLSGLATSGGHDIDWPDLPARQQPTWDDTAALAQTLSVLSTYPPLVFAGECDQLRQRMAAVAAGDAFTLQGGDCAETLADVTGPNIRDRIKTILQMAVVLTYGAGLPIVKVGRMAGQFAKPRSADTETRDGVTLPAYRGDMVNGFEFTPEARRPDPERLLRCYHASSATLNLVRGFTSGGFADLRSVHAWNKGFLTGPAQARYEQMAGHIDRAVRFLEASGVADAEEMRRVEFYSAHEALVLDYERPMVRRDHRTGLLYDTSSHLVWVGERTRDLDGAHIDFVSRIQNPVAVKLGPTADRETVLALMDRIDPDRTPGRLTFITRMGAGKIRDVLPSLLGSLGEDARRVAWVCDPMHGNTFTSPSGFKTRRFEDVVDEVRGFFEAHAEAGTHPGGIHVELTGNDVTECVGGTTPVDLDDLGLRYETLCDPRLNHQQSLELAFVVAEMLERGGR, from the coding sequence GTGAGCATCGACCTCAGCGGACTGGCCACCTCGGGCGGCCATGACATCGACTGGCCCGACCTGCCGGCCCGGCAGCAGCCGACGTGGGACGACACGGCGGCCCTGGCCCAGACCCTGTCGGTGCTCTCCACCTATCCGCCGCTGGTCTTCGCCGGTGAGTGCGACCAGCTGCGCCAGCGGATGGCCGCGGTCGCGGCCGGGGACGCCTTCACGCTCCAGGGCGGCGACTGCGCCGAGACGCTCGCGGACGTCACCGGTCCCAACATCCGGGACCGGATCAAGACGATCCTGCAGATGGCGGTGGTGCTCACCTACGGCGCCGGGCTGCCGATCGTCAAGGTCGGGCGGATGGCGGGCCAGTTCGCCAAGCCGCGCAGCGCCGACACCGAGACCCGCGACGGCGTCACCCTGCCCGCCTACCGCGGCGACATGGTCAACGGCTTCGAGTTCACCCCCGAGGCCCGCCGACCCGACCCCGAGCGGTTGCTGCGCTGCTACCACGCGAGCTCGGCCACCTTGAACCTCGTGCGCGGCTTCACCAGCGGCGGTTTCGCGGACCTGCGCAGCGTGCACGCCTGGAACAAGGGCTTCCTGACCGGGCCTGCGCAGGCGCGCTACGAGCAGATGGCGGGGCACATCGACCGGGCGGTGCGCTTCCTGGAGGCCTCGGGGGTCGCCGACGCCGAGGAGATGCGGCGCGTCGAGTTCTACTCCGCGCACGAGGCGCTGGTGCTGGACTACGAGCGCCCCATGGTCCGTCGCGACCACCGCACCGGGCTGCTCTACGACACCTCCAGCCACCTGGTCTGGGTGGGGGAGCGGACCCGCGACCTGGACGGTGCGCACATCGACTTCGTCTCCCGGATCCAGAACCCCGTCGCGGTGAAGCTCGGCCCGACCGCCGACCGGGAGACCGTCCTCGCACTCATGGACCGGATCGACCCCGACCGCACCCCGGGACGGCTCACCTTCATCACCCGGATGGGTGCCGGGAAGATCCGGGACGTCCTGCCCTCCCTGCTCGGCTCGCTCGGCGAGGACGCGCGCAGGGTCGCGTGGGTGTGCGACCCCATGCACGGCAACACCTTCACCTCGCCCAGCGGCTTCAAGACCCGCCGCTTCGAGGACGTCGTGGATGAGGTGCGCGGCTTCTTCGAGGCGCACGCGGAGGCGGGGACGCACCCCGGCGGCATCCACGTGGAGCTGACCGGCAACGACGTCACCGAGTGCGTCGGCGGCACCACCCCGGTCGACCTGGACGACCTGGGCCTGCGCTACGAGACGCTGTGCGACCCGCGGCTCAACCACCAGCAGAGCCTGGAGCTGGCCTTCGTCGTGGCCGAGATGCTGGAGCGGGGCGGGCGCTGA
- a CDS encoding 1-acyl-sn-glycerol-3-phosphate acyltransferase, translated as MPLRPGTVLAQPGDDVPERAVDVGVAGAVLGAGRGHTPSVSHGPVAPAWSIRVVGGRVGAHPSPIHGDDATRRTTLIYWILKHFVVGPPIRAIFRPWIEGRQHVPEQGAAILASNHLSFSDSIFLPLMVHRRITFPAKMEYFTGTGVKGWLTKLFFTSTGQIPIDRSGGSASMAALEQGLEVLRRGELFGIYPEGTRSPDGKLYRGKTGMARMALEADVPIIPCAMIDTDKAQPTGQRIPNVVQVGVRIGRPMHFPEHAGRSEDHAILRQITDEVMAELQRLSGQEYVDEYAATVKERLTARARAGVEQARVGIEHAAERAREGLEHAGERAKEGLGQAKGDLADATGRARENLAERRARRHPDTELAPPQD; from the coding sequence ATGCCCCTGCGCCCCGGCACCGTCCTCGCGCAGCCCGGCGACGATGTCCCGGAACGCGCGGTCGACGTCGGGGTCGCCGGGGCCGTTCTCGGGGCTGGACGAGGTCACACCCCGTCAGTCTCGCACGGCCCTGTGGCGCCAGCATGGTCGATCCGGGTGGTCGGGGGTAGAGTCGGCGCGCACCCCAGCCCGATCCACGGCGACGACGCCACCAGGAGGACCACGTTGATCTACTGGATCCTCAAGCACTTCGTCGTCGGGCCGCCGATCAGGGCGATCTTCCGTCCCTGGATCGAGGGTCGCCAGCACGTCCCGGAGCAGGGCGCGGCCATCCTGGCCAGCAACCACCTGTCCTTCTCCGACTCGATCTTCCTGCCGCTCATGGTCCACCGGCGCATCACCTTCCCCGCCAAGATGGAGTACTTCACCGGCACCGGGGTCAAGGGGTGGCTGACCAAGCTGTTCTTCACGTCCACCGGGCAGATCCCCATCGACCGCTCCGGCGGGTCGGCGTCCATGGCCGCCCTCGAGCAGGGCCTCGAGGTGCTGCGGCGCGGCGAGCTCTTCGGCATCTACCCCGAGGGCACCCGCAGCCCGGACGGCAAGCTCTACCGCGGCAAGACCGGGATGGCGCGGATGGCGCTGGAGGCCGACGTGCCGATCATCCCCTGCGCCATGATCGACACCGACAAGGCGCAGCCCACGGGGCAGCGCATCCCCAACGTCGTGCAGGTCGGGGTGCGCATCGGCCGGCCCATGCACTTCCCGGAGCACGCCGGCCGCAGCGAGGACCACGCCATCCTGCGGCAGATCACCGACGAGGTGATGGCCGAGCTGCAGCGGCTCTCCGGCCAGGAGTACGTCGACGAGTACGCCGCCACCGTCAAGGAGCGGCTGACCGCGCGCGCCCGCGCCGGGGTCGAGCAGGCCCGGGTCGGCATCGAGCACGCCGCGGAGCGGGCCCGCGAGGGACTGGAGCACGCGGGGGAGCGCGCCAAGGAAGGCCTGGGGCAGGCCAAGGGCGACCTCGCCGACGCCACCGGGCGGGCCCGGGAGAACCTCGCCGAGCGGCGGGCACGCCGGCATCCCGACACCGAGCTGGCGCCGCCGCAGGACTGA
- a CDS encoding ROK family glucokinase, which yields MSICVGVDIGGTKIAASAVAEGAILEQALRETPAQAPDDIVAAVGDVVRELQERLGADAPVEAVGVACAGFIDRGGDVVVFAPNLAWRDEPLRSRLEEATGLPVVLENDANAAAWGEFRFGAARDVEEMVLITLGTGVGGGIVVDGELVRGSHGMGAEVGHMRMVPDGHRCGCGNKGCWEVYASGSALVREARELVAGGSPHAGALADACAGDPQAINGVMVTTVAQQGDPAARELLEDVGRWAGEGLASLAAILDPGLLVIGGGVSAAGDLVLTPARAAFARNLTGRGHRDVTPVVLAELGNDAGMIGAADLASRRV from the coding sequence GTGAGCATCTGCGTGGGCGTGGACATCGGTGGGACCAAGATCGCGGCCAGCGCGGTGGCCGAGGGAGCGATCCTGGAGCAGGCGCTGCGGGAGACCCCGGCCCAGGCGCCCGACGACATCGTCGCGGCCGTCGGTGACGTGGTCCGAGAGCTGCAGGAGCGGCTGGGGGCCGACGCCCCGGTGGAGGCGGTGGGCGTGGCCTGCGCCGGGTTCATCGACCGCGGCGGCGACGTCGTGGTCTTCGCCCCCAACCTCGCCTGGCGCGACGAGCCGCTCCGCTCCCGCCTCGAGGAGGCGACCGGCCTCCCGGTGGTGCTCGAGAACGACGCCAACGCGGCCGCCTGGGGCGAGTTCCGTTTCGGGGCGGCCCGCGACGTCGAGGAGATGGTGCTCATCACCCTCGGCACCGGGGTCGGTGGCGGCATCGTCGTCGACGGCGAGCTGGTGCGCGGCAGCCACGGGATGGGGGCCGAGGTCGGGCACATGCGGATGGTCCCCGACGGGCACCGCTGCGGCTGCGGCAACAAGGGGTGCTGGGAGGTGTATGCCTCCGGCAGCGCCCTGGTGCGCGAGGCCCGCGAGCTGGTGGCCGGGGGCAGCCCGCACGCCGGCGCCCTCGCCGACGCCTGCGCGGGCGACCCCCAGGCCATCAACGGCGTCATGGTCACCACCGTGGCGCAGCAGGGTGACCCCGCGGCCCGGGAGCTGCTCGAGGACGTCGGACGGTGGGCCGGCGAGGGGCTGGCCAGCCTCGCCGCGATCCTGGACCCCGGGCTCCTGGTCATCGGCGGTGGCGTCTCCGCCGCCGGCGACCTCGTGCTGACCCCGGCCCGGGCGGCCTTCGCCCGCAACCTCACCGGGCGGGGACACCGCGACGTCACCCCCGTGGTGCTCGCCGAGCTCGGCAACGACGCCGGGATGATCGGCGCCGCGGACCTGGCCTCGCGACGCGTGTGA